In Rathayibacter sp. VKM Ac-2762, one DNA window encodes the following:
- a CDS encoding FHA domain-containing protein, with amino-acid sequence MTFTDDIGAQLAALDNRASREEAEAVGALPSGSALLVVRRGPNTGARFLLDTDSTTVGRHPDAGIFLDDVTVSRRHAEFVRRGTAFEVHDLGSLNGTYFDGVRIESAILTDGSEVQVGKFRLTFYASRADLVAAPDA; translated from the coding sequence CTGACGTTCACCGACGACATCGGCGCCCAGCTCGCCGCTCTCGACAACCGCGCGTCGCGCGAGGAGGCCGAGGCCGTCGGCGCTCTGCCCTCGGGATCCGCGCTGCTGGTCGTGCGGCGCGGACCGAACACCGGCGCCCGCTTCCTCCTCGACACCGACTCCACGACGGTCGGCCGTCACCCCGATGCGGGCATCTTCCTCGACGACGTCACGGTCTCGCGCCGGCACGCCGAGTTCGTCCGCCGGGGCACGGCGTTCGAGGTCCACGACCTCGGCTCCCTGAACGGCACCTACTTCGACGGGGTCCGGATCGAGTCCGCGATCCTCACCGACGGCTCCGAGGTGCAGGTCGGCAAGTTCCGACTCACCTTCT
- a CDS encoding CDP-alcohol phosphatidyltransferase family protein, protein MASTGEDRIWTVPNVLSMVRLALVPVFLVLVVLGEDALALLTLVVSSLTDYLDGWIARRFDQMTRLGRVLDPAADRLYIFATVLGLAARGLVPWWLVAVLLARDLMLVVLAVVLANNGYGPLPVHHLGKFATFCLFYALPLIMLGQAFPALAPASLPIAWAFALWGAFLYWWAGIVYAVQTRDLVLGVRTGAQGSDEGHDSDTLT, encoded by the coding sequence ATGGCGAGCACCGGTGAGGACCGGATCTGGACGGTCCCGAACGTCCTCAGCATGGTGCGTCTCGCGCTGGTGCCGGTGTTCCTCGTGCTCGTGGTCCTCGGCGAGGACGCGCTCGCGCTCCTGACCCTCGTCGTCTCGAGCCTCACCGACTACCTCGACGGCTGGATCGCGCGCCGCTTCGACCAGATGACGCGCCTCGGCCGCGTCCTCGATCCGGCCGCCGACCGCCTCTACATCTTCGCCACCGTCCTGGGCCTCGCGGCCCGCGGACTGGTGCCCTGGTGGCTGGTCGCCGTGCTGCTCGCCCGCGACCTGATGCTCGTGGTCCTGGCGGTCGTCCTGGCGAACAACGGCTACGGACCGCTTCCCGTGCACCACCTGGGGAAATTCGCGACCTTCTGCCTCTTCTACGCGCTCCCGCTGATCATGCTGGGGCAGGCGTTCCCGGCCCTCGCGCCCGCCTCGCTCCCCATCGCCTGGGCCTTCGCGCTGTGGGGCGCGTTCCTCTACTGGTGGGCCGGGATCGTCTACGCCGTCCAGACGCGGGACCTCGTCCTGGGGGTCCGCACAGGTGCTCAGGGGTCCGACGAGGGTCACGATTCGGATACGCTGACCTGA
- the zwf gene encoding glucose-6-phosphate dehydrogenase, which yields MTTAPPAPAVQTEQAAPHVVVLFGAVGDLARRKLIPGMAHLALSSLAPDLQIVGTSLEEHDDASFRAFAKLAYDEFGSRSLTPAQWDEFASKLRYVPQSAGPAALAAAVTDAEAVLGPDVSRLHYLSVPPRAALSVVRMLAEAGLVERSRIIMEKPFGVDLESAVVLNAELHETFSEEQIFRIDHFLGKEPAQNILAFRFANGLFEPIWNRNFIDHVQIDIPERLTLDRRAEFYESTGAYKDMVVTHLFQVLAFMAMEPPTALEPQAISEEKNKVFRSMRPLNPENVVRGQYIGYRDEPGVAADSETDTFVALKCEIDNWRWAGVPFYLRTGKRMAEGQRIISIAFREPPKSMFPQGSGVGAHGPDHLTFDLADASKVSLSFYGKRPGPGMRLDKLSMQFALQETDRAGDALEAYERLILDAMRGDHTLFTTAEGIERLWEVSAPLLQDPPPVRLYAPGSWGPNAIHQLIAPHAWRLPFERVWRDKR from the coding sequence GTGACAACCGCACCCCCCGCTCCCGCCGTCCAGACCGAGCAGGCGGCACCCCATGTCGTCGTGCTGTTCGGCGCCGTCGGCGACCTGGCCCGGCGCAAGCTCATCCCGGGGATGGCCCACCTCGCGCTCTCCTCCCTCGCACCGGACCTGCAGATCGTCGGCACCTCGCTCGAGGAGCACGACGACGCCTCGTTCCGCGCCTTCGCGAAGCTGGCCTACGACGAGTTCGGGAGCCGCTCCCTGACGCCGGCGCAGTGGGACGAGTTCGCGTCCAAGCTCCGCTACGTCCCGCAGTCCGCCGGCCCGGCCGCGCTGGCCGCCGCCGTGACCGACGCCGAGGCGGTCCTCGGCCCGGACGTGAGCCGGCTGCACTACCTCAGCGTCCCGCCCAGGGCAGCTCTCTCCGTCGTGCGGATGCTCGCCGAGGCCGGGCTGGTCGAGCGCTCGCGGATCATCATGGAGAAGCCGTTCGGCGTCGACCTCGAGAGCGCGGTCGTCCTCAACGCGGAGCTCCACGAGACCTTCAGCGAGGAGCAGATCTTCCGGATCGACCACTTCCTCGGCAAGGAGCCGGCGCAGAACATCCTGGCCTTCCGCTTCGCCAACGGCCTCTTCGAGCCCATCTGGAACCGCAACTTCATCGATCACGTCCAGATCGACATCCCCGAGCGCCTCACGCTCGACCGTCGCGCCGAGTTCTACGAGTCCACCGGCGCCTATAAGGACATGGTCGTCACCCACCTCTTCCAGGTGCTGGCGTTCATGGCCATGGAGCCGCCGACCGCGCTGGAGCCCCAGGCCATCAGCGAGGAGAAGAACAAGGTCTTCCGCTCGATGCGTCCGCTCAACCCCGAGAACGTGGTGCGCGGCCAGTACATCGGCTACCGCGACGAGCCGGGCGTCGCCGCCGACTCCGAGACCGACACCTTCGTCGCGCTGAAGTGCGAGATCGACAACTGGCGCTGGGCGGGAGTGCCGTTCTACCTCCGCACCGGCAAGCGGATGGCCGAGGGTCAGCGCATCATCTCGATCGCGTTCCGCGAGCCCCCGAAGAGCATGTTCCCGCAGGGCTCCGGAGTCGGTGCCCACGGCCCGGACCACCTCACCTTCGACCTGGCGGACGCCTCGAAGGTCTCGCTCTCGTTCTACGGGAAGCGCCCCGGTCCCGGCATGCGGCTCGACAAGCTGAGCATGCAGTTCGCGCTCCAGGAGACCGACCGCGCGGGCGACGCGCTCGAGGCCTACGAGCGCCTGATCCTCGACGCGATGCGCGGAGACCACACGCTGTTCACCACCGCGGAGGGCATCGAGCGGCTCTGGGAGGTCTCCGCGCCGCTCCTGCAGGATCCGCCGCCCGTCCGTCTCTACGCGCCCGGCTCCTGGGGGCCGAACGCGATCCACCAGCTGATCGCGCCGCACGCCTGGCGCCTGCCGTTCGAGCGGGTCTGGCGCGACAAGCGCTGA